The following DNA comes from Candidatus Nanosynbacter sp. TM7-074.
TCCATCTTTCGACACAGCGTGCTGAGTTAAGTCTATAATACCTAAGAAGTTCTGATTGAACTGGTCTGGATTATTAACCAAATTATTAGCTACTGGAAGATTTTTTACAAAATCATAAACATATTTACCCAAATCAGTACGACTAGAAACGAAAATCTGCACCACGCGGTACATCGCAATCAAAATCGGTAATTGAATAATTAAAACACCTATAGAACCAAACGCACTTATATTATGTTTTTTATAGAGCTCCATCATCGCCAAATTACGCATTTGCGGATTTTTAGCATATTGTTTTTTAATCTTAGCCAGCTCAGGCTGCATCTTGCGCATTGCCTTTGCCTGATGAAGCTGCTTCTTAATTAACGACCAGAGTAATAACCTTACTAAAATTGTAAAAATTATAATACTAATACCAAAATCTGGAATTAGACTATAGATAGCCATCAATAGATTAAGAATCGGGCGAACAATAAACTCATCAAAAAAACTCATGCCCTGATTATAGCAAAAATACTGCTATTTATACAGTTTTGCCTGAGAAAGTAGATTCTTTATGACTTGTTTTAAATCCTTATGTGGCATCAATAACACTTCTGCTGAAAATATAATAATAGCAACGTCTTGATCATTTTTTAGATATGGCAACTCTAGACGAATAATTTCATAAACCCGTCGACGTATTCTATTGCGTCGCACTGCTGATTTTAAAACCTTTTTACTCACAACTACCGCGAATCTACTATGACTACGATATGGATTTTTCACATATTTTACCGTAGCTATAGAAGAACGAGCCGCTTGTCCATTTTTATAGACAAATTTCAGACTACCATGACCGTGAAAACGATTACATTGTTGTAACATATTTTACAATTATATCAAAAAATCCCGCCTACATCGACGGGATTTTTTATTCGCTAGATTAAATAGCAATTTTAGCACGACCCTTTAAACGGCGTCGTTTCAAGACCATCCTACCGGCCTTAGTAGAAACTCGCGCTCTAAAACCGTGCGTTTTTGCACGATGTCGAGTGTGTGGTTGAAATGTTCGCTTTGGCATATCAAGAAATAGTATATATTTTTTTAGTACTTTTTGCAAGTCGCTAGCCACTTTTCCACTACCACGGCTAATTTTTCCACAGTTTTAACAGATGTATTTTTTAATTGTGGAAAACTCCA
Coding sequences within:
- a CDS encoding YidC/Oxa1 family membrane protein insertase, producing MSFFDEFIVRPILNLLMAIYSLIPDFGISIIIFTILVRLLLWSLIKKQLHQAKAMRKMQPELAKIKKQYAKNPQMRNLAMMELYKKHNISAFGSIGVLIIQLPILIAMYRVVQIFVSSRTDLGKYVYDFVKNLPVANNLVNNPDQFNQNFLGIIDLTQHAVSKDGVIIGLLVLAGVAAYLQYLTSKQLSPQSDSKRKLRDILAEAGGGKEADQSEVNAIMTRKMMKFMPLMMFMVTIYLPAALALYLATASAVGYLQNHIILKQDSLEMEEVADKKTASQKYIASAKTKKRAKRATEARITRIKAKG
- the rnpA gene encoding ribonuclease P protein component, which produces MLQQCNRFHGHGSLKFVYKNGQAARSSIATVKYVKNPYRSHSRFAVVVSKKVLKSAVRRNRIRRRVYEIIRLELPYLKNDQDVAIIIFSAEVLLMPHKDLKQVIKNLLSQAKLYK
- the rpmH gene encoding 50S ribosomal protein L34 translates to MPKRTFQPHTRHRAKTHGFRARVSTKAGRMVLKRRRLKGRAKIAI